From Desulfatitalea tepidiphila, the proteins below share one genomic window:
- a CDS encoding class I SAM-dependent rRNA methyltransferase, producing MKNSAVHAAPVITVSPKAEKSIARFHPWVFSGAVRRCDRDIPPGDTVLVQTADGRRLAWGAYSPRSQIRVRIWSFDTDAQIDAPFFKRRIDAAAAARRRMPRISPCTAVRLIHGESDGLPGLIVDRYGDYLICQFLSAGVDRWRDTIIDQLRELPDIKGIYERSDVPVRDKEGLPQRTGLLWGQDPPERVDVQLGQVRLWVDVFKGHKTGLYLDQRENQAALAGMAAQADMLNCFCYTGGFGIWAMRSGARRVTQIDASPEMLDLARENAELNGVDAEALDYICANVFEQLREFREQERRFDLIVLDPPKFVAAMGQMNRGCRGYKDINLLAMRLLRPGGVLATFSCSGLVSAPLFQKIVADAAVDAGRRARLIQRLHQAADHPVALNFPESDYLKGLICLV from the coding sequence ATGAAGAATTCAGCGGTTCATGCGGCGCCGGTGATCACGGTGTCGCCCAAGGCCGAAAAATCCATCGCGCGGTTTCATCCCTGGGTCTTTTCCGGCGCCGTGCGCCGATGTGACCGTGACATCCCCCCGGGTGACACCGTGCTCGTACAGACGGCCGACGGACGCCGGCTGGCGTGGGGCGCATACTCGCCTCGATCCCAGATCCGTGTGCGGATCTGGTCGTTCGACACCGACGCGCAGATCGACGCCCCTTTCTTCAAACGTCGCATCGATGCCGCCGCGGCCGCCCGGCGCCGCATGCCCCGGATCTCCCCATGCACCGCCGTTCGTTTGATCCACGGGGAATCGGACGGGTTGCCGGGATTGATCGTGGACCGTTATGGAGACTACCTGATCTGTCAGTTCCTGTCGGCCGGGGTCGACCGCTGGCGGGACACCATCATCGATCAGCTCAGAGAGCTGCCGGATATCAAAGGGATCTACGAACGTTCGGATGTTCCGGTCCGGGACAAGGAAGGCCTGCCGCAGCGCACGGGATTGCTGTGGGGCCAGGATCCACCCGAACGCGTCGACGTGCAATTGGGCCAGGTGCGCCTGTGGGTCGATGTGTTCAAAGGTCACAAAACCGGGCTCTACCTGGATCAGCGCGAAAACCAGGCGGCCCTGGCCGGAATGGCCGCCCAGGCCGACATGCTCAACTGCTTCTGTTACACCGGCGGGTTCGGCATATGGGCCATGCGGTCCGGTGCCAGGCGGGTCACCCAGATCGACGCCTCCCCGGAGATGCTTGACCTGGCGCGTGAAAACGCCGAGCTCAACGGCGTGGATGCCGAAGCCTTGGATTATATTTGCGCCAACGTGTTCGAACAGTTGCGCGAATTTCGCGAGCAGGAGCGCCGCTTCGACCTGATCGTGCTCGATCCGCCCAAGTTCGTGGCCGCCATGGGGCAGATGAACCGCGGCTGCCGGGGATACAAGGACATCAACCTGTTGGCCATGCGGCTGCTGCGACCGGGAGGTGTTCTGGCCACCTTTTCCTGTTCAGGCCTGGTCTCCGCACCGCTCTTTCAGAAGATCGTGGCCGATGCGGCCGTGGACGC